In Metopolophium dirhodum isolate CAU chromosome 7, ASM1992520v1, whole genome shotgun sequence, one genomic interval encodes:
- the LOC132948389 gene encoding uncharacterized protein LOC132948389 has product MDGQMNADKNVDGETQYSTDEVNRVIFGQSTQNTQSHVKEDGNAILMQTLLKQNELLMRMLAIKEKPPEEVYAPPDLSKILPTFDGKCKPHEAADWLSTLCGVASLHRWSDALKLEAARVNVDGPARQWYIGRRFNSWAEFEQQFKATFFRKVNTGSRWKALAARVQGKNESILDYFHEKVRLCRDLELDLFDTKEQLLDGIQSKELFQYLLSRTHNDENELLFDIMDYMRLVEHRNVRFQNKIVLSNSNEKQWPRGESPKPKAESSSRSQKGVESATSRICYNCGSRTHIAPSCPSPVRPKGACYGCGSTAHQRSACPERDQKNRNDTNEESRRQNERQHSGSAGEIRLLEPAYNVRVSIILCKETVTVNALVDSGSPISLIKSHLIRTSERKPFNNDIFISGINGSQLSIEAVTDATVLLVDYDLNKKQIFYVVDDQTMLSECLLGRDFIKGMNIWFGEDGRIMVNSKQEQCNGNDFLVDLGLIEYELGDEVELNIGEVSFSDRCKLKKIYDNCYSRVLKPETPEINYEVNISLKDHTPFHYQPRRLSYVERNAVKDIICELLDKGIIKESKSEFCSPIVLVKKKDNTYRMCADLRELNKRVVKEHYPIPHIDDLLDNLRGKIFFTKLDLKNAYFHVKVSEQSSRYLSFSTFLGQYEYVRLPFGYCNSPSAFMRYIETVFRELIRSGKLLVYLDDLLIATETIAENLEIIESVLIACNNNLLELREDKCFFLQSRITYLGYVVDKDGVRPDPANVAAVTQFPIPKSIANVHSFVGLVSYFRRFIENFSILAAPLYALLRKGAQFKFGEKESQAFELLKNKLVQMPILALYSPSAETEVHCDASALGYGVILLQKQKDGLMHPVFIVFVFVNESSFSATSKLSSS; this is encoded by the coding sequence ATGGATGGTCAGATGAATGCGGATAAAAATGTCGACGGCGAGACGCAGTACTCTACTGATGAAGTGAATCGTGTGATCTTCGGCCAGAGTACTCAGAACACTCAGAGCCATGTAAAGGAAGACGGGAACGCGATTTTGATGCAGACATTACTCAAACAGAATGAGTTACTAATGAGAATGTTAGCGATAAAGGAGAAACCGCCAGAGGAGGTATACGCGCCACCGGACTTGTCAAAAATACTACCAACGTTTGATGGTAAGTGTAAGCCCCACGAAGCGGCGGATTGGTTGAGCACGCTATGTGGAGTGGCGTCATTACATCGTTGGTCGGATGCACTCAAGTTGGAGGCGGCGAGAGTAAACGTGGATGGTCCAGCCCGCCAATGGTATATTGGGCGAAGATTCAATTCATGGGCAGAATTTGAACAGCAGTTTAAAGCAACGTTCTTCAGAAAGGTTAACACGGGCAGTCGATGGAAGGCATTGGCAGCGCGGGTGCAAGGTAAAAACGAAAGTATTCTAGACTACTTCCACGAAAAGGTTCGACTTTGTCGAGATTTGGAATTAGATTTGTTTGATACCAAGGAACAGTTATTAGACGGTATCCAGTCGAaagaattatttcaatatttgttaagCCGTACTCATAATGACGAAAATGAGTTACTATTTGACATTATGGACTACATGCGGTTAGTGGAGCACAGAAATGTtcgatttcaaaataaaatagttttgtccAATTCAAATGAGAAGCAGTGGCCCAGAGGAGAAAGTCCTAAGCCCAAAGCGGAAAGTTCGAGTAGGAGTCAGAAGGGTGTTGAGTCAGCAACAAGCCGGATATGTTACAACTGTGGATCCAGAACACACATTGCACCAAGTTGTCCCAGTCCAGTAAGACCAAAAGGAGCATGCTACGGTTGCGGTTCAACAGCACATCAGCGATCAGCGTGTCCGGAACGTGATCAGAAAAATAGGAATGACACAAATGAAGAATCTCGGCGACAGAACGAGCGGCAACATAGTGGATCAGCAGGAGAGATCAGACTGTTAGAGCCAGCATATAATGTAagggtaagtataatattatgtaaggagACTGTTACTGTTAATGCGTTGGTAGATAGTGGTAGCCCAATTTCTTTGATTAAGTCTCATCTTATCCGGACTAGTGAACGAAAACcgtttaataatgatatttttatttcgggTATCAACGGGTCTCAATTGAGTATTGAAGCTGTTACTGATGCTACGGTTTTATTAGttgattatgatttaaataagaaacaaatattttatgtggtaGATGATCAGACTATGTTATCCGAATGTTTATTGGGTAGAGATTTTATTAAGGGGATGAATATTTGGTTTGGTGAAGATGGTAGGATTATGGTGAATTCGAAGCAAGAACAGTGTAATGGTAATGACTTCTTGGTTGACTTAGGGTTAATAGAGTATGAGTTGGGAGATGAGGTGGAGTTGAACATAGGTGAGGTATCATTTAGTGATAGatgtaagttaaaaaaaatatatgataactGTTACTCAAGGGTGTTAAAGCCAGAGACTCCTGAGATAAACTACGAAGTTAATATAAGTTTGAAAGACCACACTCCTTTTCATTACCAACCTCGAAGATTATCATATGTAGAGAGGAACGCAGTGAAGGATATAATTTGTGAGTTATTAGATAAAGGTATTATAAAGGAAAGTAAATCTGAATTTTGTTCGCCCATAGTATTAGTCAAAAAGAAAGATAATACATATCGAATGTGTGCGGATTTGAGAGAATTAAATAAAAGAGTTGTGAAAGAACATTACCCGATTCCACATATAGATGATCTATTAGATAATTTAAGAGGGAAGATCTTCTTTACAAAGTTAGATTTAAAGAATGCCTATTTCCATGTGAAAGTATCGGAACAGTCGTCCAGATATCTCtctttttcaacatttttgggGCAATATGAGTATGTCCGATTGCCTTTTGGGTACTGCAATAGTCCCTCAGCATTCATGAGATATATTGAAACAGTATTTAGGGAATTAATAAGGTCTGgaaagttattagtttatttagatGATTTGTTGATAGCCACAGAAACTATAGcagaaaatttggaaataatagaATCGGTATTAATAGCATGTAATAATAACTTACTTGAATTGAGGgaagataaatgtttttttctgcAGTCGAGGATAACATATTTGGGTTATGTGGTGGATAAGGATGGAGTGAGACCTGATCCGGCTAATGTAGCAGCAGTGACACAATTCCCAATACCTAAATCAATAGCCAATGTACACAGCTTTGTAGGACTAGTCAGTTATTTTAGGAGATTTATTGAAAACTTTTCCATTTTGGCAGCACCACTGTATGCTCTGTTAAGGAAGGGAGCTCAATTTAAGTTTGGGGAGAAGGAGTCACAGGCCTTTGAGTTGTTAAAGAATAAGTTGGTGCAAATGCCGATTTTGGCATTATATTCTCCGTCAGCTGAAACCGAGGTGCATTGTGATGCTAGTGCATTGGGTTATGGAGTGATCCTATTACAGAAACAGAAAGACGGTCTAATGCATccagtatttatagtatttgtttTCGTTAATGAATCGTCCTTCTCAGCAACATCTAAACTCTCATCCTCATGA